A stretch of DNA from Gottschalkia acidurici 9a:
AAAAGTGACTCAAGTAACTATTTCATTTTTAAATGCAAATATGACTACTTGAGTTCTATCTCTTAACTCTAGTTTAGATAATATCGTACTTATATTATTTTTTATAGTTCCTTCTGATAAATATAATTTTTTACCTATTTCTTTATTAGTTAGACCATGTGCTATCTCTTTTATTATTGATAATTCTCTTTCAGTAAGCCCGTATTCTTCTAATTCCTTATAGTCATTCTCTTCTTTATGTATGTTAGGTATCATTTTTTCAGCTACTTCTGGATGAACCACTACGCTTCCTTTAATTGATGCTTTTATTCCTTCATATATTAAATCATATGAACTATCTTTTAGTAGGTATCCAGATGCCCCATATCTCAATGCCTCATGTATATATTCTGTGTCATTAAAAGTAGTTAATATAAGTATCTTTACATCTTTAAATTTTTCTTTAATTAATTTAGTACCTATTACTCCATTACACTTAGGCATTCTTATATCTAATAGAACAACATCTACTTGATTTGTATTACAAAATTCAAAAGCTTCTTCACCATCTTCACAAAGTCCTACTACTTCTATATCTGCATATGTAGATAATATTATTTTTAATCCGTCTCTTATTAGTTTCTCATCATCTACTAAAAGAACTTTTATCTTATCCATAACTCGTCATCCTTTCATATGATACCTTTAGATAATTGATTATTTAAGTTTAATACTACTTTCATCAAAAATCCTTGTCCACTTTTGCTATTGTAATCTATATAGCCTCCAACTTCGTTTACCCTCTCATATATACTTCTTAGCCCTATGCCCTTTTTTATATTATCAGTACCTATTCCATTATCTTGTAGTGTTATAATTAAATCGTTATTATCATAGTTCATAAATATATTTACTCTTTCAGCTTTTCCATGTCTTAAGGAATTTGATAAAAACTCTTGAACAACCCTATATATTACGAATGACTGATCAGCGTTTAATGCCCATTTCTCCTTTGTAAATCCTAATCTTACATCTACACCTGTAAGTTTAGTAAAGTTTTTAGCCAAATCTTCTATAGCTATAATGCTTTCATATTTTTCATACTCCATTGGCTTTAGTTCTCTTATTGCAGTTCTTATTTCACTCAATCCATTTTTAGCAAACTCAGCTAAGTTTTTAGCCATATCTGATGCTACATTTCCATCTTTTTTAGATATCTTTTCTATAGCACCTAACTGAATTATTATAGTAGATAAACTGTGTCCTACACTGTCATGTATTTCTCTAGATATTCTATTTCTTTCTCTAAGTAAAGTAAGTTCTTCTATGGACTCTGTATATCTTTCTAAATCTCTGTTTGCCTTTTTCAAATTTTCCTCAGATATTCTGAGTTTATTATATAGCTTTTGTGCTGTTAACCTTCTATTACTTTCAAAACTAATGTATAAACATATTATAGCTAGTACCATATTGGATGAAATCTCTGATATTATGTCGACTAGATTTAATTCTTTTCCTGTATATAACTCCATAATTATACATATAGCTATGCTTAGATACGACTTCTTTCCGTCTAATAAAAATATACTATCTGATATAGCTATAAAGAAATAGAAAAATATTATTCCTTCATAATTTTTATATAAGAAAAATCCCATGATACATTCAACAATTATAGATATAAAAACTAGCAGTTTTTTACTTCTAAATATAAAGAATCTAGTCTGACTATTTATTATAAATAAAAGAACTAATATAACTGAGTATATGTCTATATTTCCTTCTTTAACTAGAGAAATACCAAATATGATAAATAAAAATGATATATATCTAAGTATTGTGAAAAGTCTATTAGTATTCATAACTTTTACCATCGCTTTCATCTGAACTTATTTACTTATCTTTCTAAATATACTTAATTCCATACATTATATAATATCACTATACACGATTATAGAATAATAAATTTAATATATGGTTATTAGTATATTTTTCAAGAAAAAAACTAGAGGTCTACTTTCCCCTAGCCTTTCTTTTAAACTATTTAATATGTTCTAGTTTGTATCCTCTTTCTTCTAGCCCTTTTAAAACTCCCGTTTTTCCAAATAGGTGTCCAGCTCCAAATACTACAAAGTAAGTTCCTTCATCTTCTGAATTTAAATAACCATCTATTTTTTTAGTCATATTTATGTTTCTTTCATGCCATAGCTTTTCATTATATTCCGTATCTTCTTTTGTAGCAATATTTATAATTTCTTCAAACCCATTAATATCTGAGTTTTTCCAGTAGTTCCACATTGTCTGCATCATTTCTCCCTGAATTGTAATATCATTATTAGTTTTACCTAAAGATAATAGTGTACCTTCTAAGTTTTCTTCTTGGGTTTCTGGAGAAAAGTTGTCAAATAAATCAAACTGAAACTTAGCCCCTTCTAATTCCAGTATTTCTTTATTAAAAACGCCTTTTGTTAAAAAATATTGATCAATACCCATTGCTTTCTCATATTCTGAAGTCTGGTAATCTAGAGTAGCTAGTGATAAAGCAGTATACCATGGTTTCGCTTTTTCAAATATAGAGTAATCTATACCATATTCCTCTAACTTTTTTAATAAGAGTTCGTGGGTTTCTTCAGATATATTATCTTTCAAACTACCTTCTTTATAAAACCCTTTGTCTAAAATTTCATTTTGAATATTCTCTAAGTCTAATATATTTACTTCAACTGATAAATGAGTTGAATCCTTAAATATATCAGTTATTTTACTATCTAAAGGATATAAATCTTTCTTTGCTATATGTATTGATCCAAGTATATAGACATCATTCTTACCACCTGAAACTTTCCACATTAAGCCCTTGGATGTATTCCCTAGTTCTTTAGCTACAAGTTCATATATTCTTTTTGATATTATAATAGCCTGTTCCTTAGTACATCTGCTTTTTAGCTTTAAGTCATTTCCCGATCCTTTCAAGATATTTTTAGAAATCATATATTTAACTGGATCAGTCTCATCTATTTTCACATTACCTATAGCCTTTAAAGTGTTGTAAAACACGGCCATAACATCTTCTTTTGTAACATATTCATTTAAACTTATCTTAGTATTATCAATTTTATCTTTGTTACTACTATCAGTGTCTAAGCTGTTATAAAGCAAAGTATCTAATGTTAATAAATCCTCAGCAGTTATATGTTTTTTATAATCTTTAGATAGCTCCTGATTTATAACACCATATATTTCTGCATCTATTATCTCATCCACAGCCCATTTACTTGGTACATCTTGAGATACGTTGTCTTCTAAACTAATTTCACCTGAAAGTGCATAAGTTGAGTTTGGTAATATAAAGCTTGAAATAAACAGTGTTAAAGCTATTAAAAATGATGATACTTTAATATTTATTTTCAATTCTATACAATCTCCTTTCATATTTCTTTATGTAAAAAATTATCCCTTTAGTAATTTAGTTATAGTATAAAGTATTCCAGCATATCTTAATATTGCCTTTAGTAATTAATAGTAATGACCTAAGTCATTTTATATACTTAATTTTACTTGAGGCTTATTAAAATATGTAATAAACTATTATATGTTACCAAAATATATCTTGACTAATTAAAACTTGATAAAATAATACAAACATATCTAATTTAAAATATAGTAATGTCTGTTTTATATTTGTTTATAAAAGTTCGAAAGGATGATATTGTTGGATCTTAAAGATTATATTTCTCTTTACGAGGATTACGTGATAAACCTTAGAAGGTTTTTTCATGAGTATCCTGAGTTAAGTGGTGAAGAAATAAACACATCTATGAAAATAAGAGAAGAACTAGATAAGATGAATATTGAATATGAGATCGTAGGGGATTTTGGAATAATAGGAACTTTGAAAGGAAGAAATCAGGGTAAGACAATTGCACTTAGAGCTGATATGGATGCACTTCCAATCCCAGAAAGTGAATTTAACTTATCTCAAAAAAAGTCGATAATATCAAGTATAAGTAATATATCTCATGCATGTGGCCATGATGGTCATTCCGCTATGCTCCTTGGTACTGCAAAAATATTATCTGATTTAAGAAATAGTTTTGATGGTACTATTCTTTTTTGTTTTGAGCAAGGAGAAG
This window harbors:
- a CDS encoding response regulator transcription factor, which codes for MDKIKVLLVDDEKLIRDGLKIILSTYADIEVVGLCEDGEEAFEFCNTNQVDVVLLDIRMPKCNGVIGTKLIKEKFKDVKILILTTFNDTEYIHEALRYGASGYLLKDSSYDLIYEGIKASIKGSVVVHPEVAEKMIPNIHKEENDYKELEEYGLTERELSIIKEIAHGLTNKEIGKKLYLSEGTIKNNISTILSKLELRDRTQVVIFAFKNEIVT
- a CDS encoding sensor histidine kinase is translated as MNTNRLFTILRYISFLFIIFGISLVKEGNIDIYSVILVLLFIINSQTRFFIFRSKKLLVFISIIVECIMGFFLYKNYEGIIFFYFFIAISDSIFLLDGKKSYLSIAICIIMELYTGKELNLVDIISEISSNMVLAIICLYISFESNRRLTAQKLYNKLRISEENLKKANRDLERYTESIEELTLLRERNRISREIHDSVGHSLSTIIIQLGAIEKISKKDGNVASDMAKNLAEFAKNGLSEIRTAIRELKPMEYEKYESIIAIEDLAKNFTKLTGVDVRLGFTKEKWALNADQSFVIYRVVQEFLSNSLRHGKAERVNIFMNYDNNDLIITLQDNGIGTDNIKKGIGLRSIYERVNEVGGYIDYNSKSGQGFLMKVVLNLNNQLSKGII
- a CDS encoding TraB/GumN family protein, whose translation is MKINIKVSSFLIALTLFISSFILPNSTYALSGEISLEDNVSQDVPSKWAVDEIIDAEIYGVINQELSKDYKKHITAEDLLTLDTLLYNSLDTDSSNKDKIDNTKISLNEYVTKEDVMAVFYNTLKAIGNVKIDETDPVKYMISKNILKGSGNDLKLKSRCTKEQAIIISKRIYELVAKELGNTSKGLMWKVSGGKNDVYILGSIHIAKKDLYPLDSKITDIFKDSTHLSVEVNILDLENIQNEILDKGFYKEGSLKDNISEETHELLLKKLEEYGIDYSIFEKAKPWYTALSLATLDYQTSEYEKAMGIDQYFLTKGVFNKEILELEGAKFQFDLFDNFSPETQEENLEGTLLSLGKTNNDITIQGEMMQTMWNYWKNSDINGFEEIINIATKEDTEYNEKLWHERNINMTKKIDGYLNSEDEGTYFVVFGAGHLFGKTGVLKGLEERGYKLEHIK